Proteins co-encoded in one Prunus persica cultivar Lovell chromosome G6, Prunus_persica_NCBIv2, whole genome shotgun sequence genomic window:
- the LOC18771943 gene encoding GRF1-interacting factor 1 → MQQHLMQMQPMMAAYYPNNVTTDHIQQYLDENKSLILKIVESQNTGKLSECAENQAKLQRNLMYLAAIADSQPQPPTMHPQYPSTGIMQPGAHYMQQQAAQQMTPQSLMAARSSMLYSQQPFSALQQQALHSQLAMSAGGSTGLHMLQSEANNAGGSGQFGAGGFADYGRSSPGEGLHRRMASGSKQDMGGVGSSGGHGGDGGETLYLKSADDGN, encoded by the exons atgcaACAGCACCTGATGCAGATGCAGCCCATGATGGCAGCCTATTATCCCAACAACGTCACTACAGATCACATTCAACAg TACTTGGACGAGAACAAGTCATTGATTCTGAAGATCGTTGAGAGCCAGAATACAGGGAAATTGAGTGAATGCGCAGA gAACCAAGCAAAGCTACAGAGAAATCTGATGTACCTGGCTGCCATTGCTGATTCTCAACCCCAACCCCCTACCATGCATCCTCAG TACCCTTCCACTGGCATTATGCAACCAGGAGCACATTACATGCAGCAACAAGCAGCTCAACAGATGACACCACAATCGCTCATGGCTGCACGCTCTTCTATGTTGTACTCCCAGCAGCCATTTTCAGCTCTGCAACAACAAGCCCTGCACAGCCAACTTGCCATGAGTGCTGGAGGAAGCACAGGACTTCACATGCTCCAGAGTGAGGCAAATAATGCTGGAGGCAGTGGTCAATTTGGGGCTGGAGGATTTGCTGATTATGGACGCAGCTCCCCTGGAGAAGGCCTGCATAGGAGGATGGCCAGTGGGAGTAAGCAAGATATGGGGGGTGTTGGGAGCTCTGGAGGCCATGGCGGAGATGGCGGCGAGACTCTTTACCTGAAATCTGCTGATGATGGGAATTAA
- the LOC18773246 gene encoding myosin-11 produces the protein MTKLSYLHEPGVLQNLKIRYELNEIYTYTGNILIAINPFQRLPHLYDGHMMQQYKGAPFGELSPHVFAVADVAYRAMINEGKSNSILVSGESGAGKTETTKMLMRYLAFLGGRAATEGRTVEQQVLESNPVLEAFGNAKTVRNNNSSRFGKFVEIQFDKQGRISGAAIRTYLLERSRVCQISDPERNYHCFYLLCAAPQEEIEKFKLANPKSFHYLNQSRCYELVGVSDAHDYLATRRAMDVVGISAKEQEAIFRVVAAILHLGNIEFTKGTEVDSSVPKDDPAKFHLKMTAELLMCDVDALEDALCKRVMITPEEVIKRSLDPQSAAISRDGLAKTIYSRLFDWLVDKINVSIGQDATSKSLIGVLDIYGFESFKTNSFEQFCINFTNEKLQQHFNQHVFKMEQEEYTKEQIDWSYIEFVDNQDVLDLIEKKPGGIVALLDEACMFPKSTHETFANKLYQTFKTHKRFIKPKLSRTDFAIGHYAGEVLYQSDQFLDKNKDYVVPEHQDLLGASKCSFVAGLFPPLPEETAKSSKFSSIGSRFKLQLQSLMETLNSTEPHYIRCVKPNNLLKPAVFENVNIMQQLRCGGVLEAIRISCAGYPTRKPFFEFINRFGLLAPEVLEGNYDEKVACTKILEKKGLKGFQIGKTKVFLRAGQMAELDARRAEVLSIAAKTIQRRVRTHYARKRFIALRRATIVMQSICRGSLACKVFHCMKRESAAVKIQKNMRKYQARSTYNKLHISVLVLQTGLRAMAARKEFRFKRQTKAATIIQAVWRCHKAVKYFKKLKKGSIVAQCRMRGKIARKELRKLKMAARETGALKEAKDKLEKRVEELTWRLQLEKRLRTDLEEAKAQEITKLQNSLQEMQHKVDETNALVVKERESTKKAIQDAPPVVKETQVVVEDTQKVDSLTAEVDSLKASLEAEKQRADDNERKYNEAQTSGEERRKKLEETEKKVSQLQENLTRLEEKLTNLESENQVLRQQAVSMAPNKFLSGRSRSIIQRAAESGHIGGDAKTTMDLHSPSINHRESELEDKPQKSLNEKQQENQELLIRCIAQHLGFAANRPIAACIIYKCLLQWRSFEVERTSIFDRIIQTIGNAIETQDNNDILAYWLSNASTLLLLLQRTLKASGAAGMAPQRRRSSSATLFGRMTQSFRGTPQGVNLSLINGGMSGGVDSLRQVEAKYPALLFKQQLTAYVEKIYGMIRDNLKKEISPLLGLCIQAPRTSRASLVKGSSRSVANTEAQRALIAHWQGIVKSLGNFLNTLKANHVPPFLVRKVFTQIFSFINVQLFNSLLLRRECCSFSNGEYVKAGLAELEHWCYKATDEYAGSAWDELKHIRQAIGFLVIHQKPKKTLDEISHDLCPVLSIQQLYRISTMYWDDKYGTHSVSSDVISNMRVLMTEDSNNAVSNSFLLDDDSSIPFSVDDISKSMEQIDISDIEPPPLIRENSGFSFLLPRTD, from the exons ATGACAAAGCTATCTTATCTGCATGAGCCTGGTGTTCTGCAGAATTTAAAAATTAGATACGAACTTAATGAAATCTAT ACTTATACTGGAAATATCCTTATTGCCATTAACCCATTCCAAAGACTGCCCCATCTCTATGATGGTCACATGATGCAACAATACAAGGGAGCACCATTTGGAGAACTAAGCCCTCATGTTTTTGCAGTTGCAGATGTTGCATACAG GGCAATGATTAATGAAGGAAAAAGCAATTCAATTCTGGTCAGTGGTGAAAGTGGGGCAGGTAAAACTGAGACCACAAAAATGCTAATGCGGTACCTTGCATTTCTGGGTGGCCGGGCTGCAACCGAAGGACGTACAGTTGAACAGCAAGTTCTTGAA TCAAATCCAGTTCTTGAAGCATTTGGCAATGCTAAAACTGTTAGAAATAACAATTCTAG TCGTTTTGGTAAATTTGTTGAAATCCAATTTGATAAGCAAGGAAGAATATCAGGAGCAGCCATTAGAACTTACCTTCTGGAACGATCTCGTGTTTGCCAAATTTCTGATCCTGAACGGAACTACCACTGCTTCTACCTTCTTTGTGCTGCACCACAGGAG GAAATTGAGAAGTTCAAGTTGGCAAATCCTAAATCATTTCACTATCTTAACCAGTCACGTTGCTACGAACTGGTTGGTGTAAGTGATGCCCATGATTATCTTGCCACAAGGAGAGCTATGGATGTTGTTGGAATAAGCGCTAAGGAGCAG gaaGCAATTTTTAGAGTAGTTGCCGCAATTCTTCATCTTGGAAATATTGAGTTTACCAAGGGAACGGAAGTTGATTCGTCAGTTCCAAAAGATGATCCAGCCAAGTTCCATCTCAAAATGACTGCAGagcttctcat GTGTGATGTTGATGCATTGGAAGACGCATTATGCAAGCGTGTCATGATCACACCAGAAGAAGTTATCAAGAGAAGTCTTGATCCTCAAAGTGCAGCCATTAGCCGTGATGGTTTAGCAAAGACAATATATTCTCGATTGTTTGACTG GTTGGTGGACAAAATTAATGTCTCAATTGGACAAGATGCTACCTCGAAATCTCTGATTGGGGTCCTTGACATCTATGGTTTTGAAAGTTTTAAGACCAATAG TTTTGAGCAGTTCTGCATTAACTTCACAAATGAGAAATTGCAGCAACATTTCAATCAG CACGTCTTCAAGATGGAACAAGAAGAATACACAAAAGAGCAGATTGATTGGAGCTACATTGAATTTGTCGATAATCAAGATGTCCTGGATCTTATTGAAAAG AAACCTGGTGGTATAGTTGCTCTCCTTGATGAAGCCTG CATGTTTCCAAAGTCAACCCATGAAACATTTGCAAATAAGCTTTATCAGacattcaaaactcacaagCGCTTTATAAAGCCAAAACTTTCTCGCACAGATTTTGCCATTGGTCATTATGCTGGAGAG GTTCTATATCAGTCTGAccaatttttggacaaaaaCAAGGACTATGTGGTTCCTGAACATCAAGACTTGTTGGGTGCTTCCAAATGTTCTTTTGTGGCAGGCCTTTTCCCTCCTCTTCCAGAAGAGACAGCCAAATCTTCCAAGTTTTCTTCAATTGGCTCTCGTTTTAAG CTGCAACTACAATCATTAATGGAAACCCTAAACTCTACAGAGCCTCACTATATCAGATGTGTGAAGCCAAACAACCTTCTAAAACCAGCCGTATTTGAGAACGTCAACATTATGCAGCAACTGCGCTGTGGT GGTGTTTTAGAGGCAATCCGAATTAGCTGTGCTGGATATCCTACTCGAAAACCCTTTTTCGAATTCATAAACCGATTTGGACTTCTTGCACCAGAGGTCTTGGAGGGAAA CTATGATGAAAAAGTTGCCTGCACAAAGATTCTGGAAAAGAAGGGTCTTAAAGGGTTTCAG ATAGGTAAAACAAAGGTGTTCCTAAGGGCTGGTCAGATGGCTGAGTTAGATGCACGAAGAGCCGAAGTACTCAGTATTGCAGCTAAAACTATCCAGCGGCGTGTACGAACCCATTATGCTCGGAAACGGTTTATTGCGCTGCGACGGGCAACCATAGTTATGCAATCGATATGCAGAG GAAGTCTGGCTTGCAAAGTCTTTCACTGCATGAAAAGAGAGTCAGCTGCTGTGAAAATTCAGAAGAACATGCGCAAATACCAAGCCAGATCAACTTACAACAAACTCCATATCTCAGTTCTTGTCTTGCAAACAGGTTTAAGAGCAATGGCTGCTCGTAAAGAATTCAGATTTAAAAGGCAAACTAAAGCAGCAACCATCATTCAG GCGGTGTGGCGTTGTCATAAAGCTGTCAAGTACTTTAAGAAACTCAAGAAGGGTTCAATAGTCGCACAGTGCCGAATGAGGGGGAAAATTGCAAGGAAGGAACTTAGGAAGCTCAAAATG GCCGCAAGGGAAACAGGAGCACTTAAAGAAGCAAAAGATAAGCTGGAAAAACGAGTGGAGGAACTAACTTGGCGTCTACAGTTGGAAAAACGTTTAAGG ACTGACCTAGAAGAAGCAAAAGCACAAGAGATAACGAAATTGCAGAATTCATTGCAAGAAATGCAGCACAAAGTTGATGAAACAAATGCCTTGGTTGTCAAGGAACGAGAGTCTACAAAGAAAGCTATTCAAGATGCGCCTCCTGTTGTTAAGGAAACCCAAGTTGTTGTTGAGGATACTCAGAAAGTTGATTCTCTAACTGCAGAAGTGGACAGTTTGAAG GCCTCTTTGGAGGCAGAGAAACAAAGAGCAGATgacaatgaaagaaaatacaatGAAGCTCAAACATCAGGTGAAGAACGACGCAAGAAATtagaagaaacagagaaaaaagtTAGTCAGCTCCAGGAAAATTTGACCAG GCTAGAAGAGAAGCTTACCAATTTAGAATCAGAAAACCAAGTATTACGCCAACAAGCTGTGTCCATGGCGCCTAATAAATTCCTTTCTGGACGGTCCAGATCAATTATTCAG AGGGCAGCTGAAAGTGGTCATATTGGAGGGGATGCAAAGACCACTATG GATCTGCATAGTCCTTCAATAAACCACAGGGAGTCAGAATTGGAGGATAAGCCACAGAAATCACTGAATGAAAAACAGCAAGAGAATCAGGAATTGCTCATTCGATGTATTGCACAACATCTAGGCTTTGCAGCGAACAGGCCTATTGCTGCCTGCATCATATACAAATGCCTTTTGCAGTGGAGATCATTTGAAGTTGAGCGGACTAGCATTTTTGATAGGATTATTCAGACCATAGGGAATGCCATTGAG ACCCAGGATAACAATGATATATTGGCCTATTGGTTATCCAATGCCTCAACACTTCTATTACTACTCCAGCGCACACTGAAAGCCAGTGGTGCTGCTGGGATGGCACCACAACGACGTCGATCGTCATCAGCTACCTTGTTCGGAAGGATGACACAA AGTTTCCGTGGAACTCCACAAGGAGTGAATCTTTCCTTAATCAATGGTGGAATGAGTGGTGGAGTGGACAGTTTACGACAAGTTGAAGCCAAGTACCCAGCTTTGCTTTTCAAACAGCAACTCACGGCATATGTAGAAAAGATTTATGGGATGATTCGAGAtaatttgaagaaagagaTTTCTCCGTTGCTTGGATTGTGCATCCAG GCACCAAGAACATCCAGGGCAAGCTTGGTTAAAGGATCATCACGATCAGTTGCCAACACTGAGGCACAGAGAGCTTTGATTGCTCACTGGCAAGGGATTGTCAAGAGCCTCGGAAACTTCTTAAATACTTTAAAAGCAAATCAT GTACCTCCATTTTTAGTTCGTAAGGTGTTCACACAGATATTCTCCTTCATCAATGTTCAGCTATTCAACAG CCTTCTATTAAGACGAGAGTGCTGTTCATTTAGTAATGGAGAGTATGTTAAAGCTGGGTTGGCTGAACTGGAGCACTGGTGCTATAAGGCAACAGATGAG tATGCAGGTTCAGCTTGGGATGAACTCAAGCATATCAGGCAGGCTATTGGTTTCCTG GTCATAcatcaaaaaccaaaaaagacgCTTGATGAAATAAGCCATGACCTGTGCCCG GTCCTCAGTATACAGCAGCTATATCGTATCAGTACAATGTACTGGGATGACAAATATGGCACACATAGTGTGTCCTCGGAT GTTATATCCAATATGAGAGTGTTGATGACAGAAGATTCCAACAATGCTGTCAGTAATTCTTTCCTGTTGGATGACGATTCCAG CATTCCATTTTCAGTTGATGACATATCAAAGTCGATGGAACAAATAGACATCTCCGACATTGAACCGCCGCCACTTATTCGTGAGAACTCCGGCTTTAGTTTCTTGTTGCCACGTACAGATTGA